One window from the genome of Spiractinospora alimapuensis encodes:
- a CDS encoding response regulator transcription factor, with product MAQLLLIEDDARVRTALIRSLTDLGHQVTSAPDAMSGLRGAVDDPPHLVVLDLGLPDLDGSEMLRMLRGVSALPVIIATARDDEEEIVRLLGAGADDYLVKPFTARQLDARIRAVLRRSALAEPTVSTVNVGPLTIDPRGRDARLGERTLDLSPREFDLLHYLAVRVGEVVSKRELLREVWSEPYGGADKTVDVHVAWLRRKLGESAQRPRFLHTVRGVGIKLLAPPDDTVVGPA from the coding sequence GTGGCGCAGCTTCTACTGATCGAGGATGACGCACGAGTCCGCACCGCGTTGATCCGTTCCCTGACGGACCTGGGGCACCAGGTGACGTCGGCCCCGGACGCGATGAGTGGCCTCCGCGGCGCGGTCGACGATCCGCCGCACCTCGTCGTGTTGGACCTGGGACTTCCCGACCTGGACGGCAGCGAGATGTTGCGCATGTTGCGCGGAGTCAGCGCCCTGCCCGTCATCATCGCCACCGCCCGCGACGACGAGGAGGAGATCGTCCGGCTCCTCGGAGCCGGAGCAGACGACTACCTGGTGAAACCCTTCACCGCACGTCAACTCGACGCCCGGATCCGGGCCGTGCTACGGCGAAGCGCCCTCGCCGAGCCCACGGTGTCGACCGTGAACGTCGGCCCGCTGACCATCGACCCTCGGGGACGGGATGCCCGCCTCGGGGAGCGGACCCTGGACCTCAGCCCGCGCGAGTTCGATCTCCTGCACTACCTCGCCGTCCGGGTGGGAGAGGTCGTCAGCAAACGTGAGCTGCTGCGGGAGGTGTGGTCCGAGCCCTACGGCGGGGCCGACAAGACGGTGGACGTGCACGTCGCGTGGCTTCGCCGCAAGTTGGGGGAGTCCGCGCAGCGACCACGCTTCCTGCACACGGTGCGGGGTGTCGGCATCAAGTTGCTGGCACCCCCCGACGACACCGTCGTGGGGCCGGCGTGA